AAatagatgaagatatttcaTGTCAGAACTGTCAAATGCCATGCCAGAGCACTGACACATTGACAAtgtttattttcttcttctttttacgAAGCTTCATAGAGTGAGATCGGACTGCTCACGAATGTACGAAAAATTATTGAACAGTAACGCAAATCGTGCTTCTGTAAAAAGGGTATCAGTGAATTATATAAAGATATTGAGTTCACTGTTGGTATAATATAATTCCGATTTTATCTCTTTCCACAGCCCAAAACTAACTATAAAATTAGGCTCtttttttattggatttttctattcaccatatttcaaaatatctctACATAATTAACTTCCACGACGTACGCATCGCTTTATTTGTTAGTTTTCACCTGTGTTAATATTGAAAGTAATGAAATCAGCAAAGGTCTTAGACTCTTGATTTAATATTTAAGTTGAAAATTGGGGAGCAAAGGAAATTATTAAATATAGGATTTAGGGGATATATCTTATCAAATTAAAATACATGTAATGAAAGGATTAAAAAACGAATCAAATTCACAACAAAATAGAATACTTTATTTTAACTCACTAACCGAAACATTAAAGCAAAAAACATAAATTACCAAAATACTTCATAAAACTATTTATTTTACAATTACCCAAAATGTTCGACATTTGAGATTTTGGAATCATAAGGTACTAAACAGAGTAATGAAGTTCTCTCAAATGCTTAAGAACATAACAGATGCAGTAAAATTGGTCAGAGgaaatattgaagaatattcaccattattttttcataaattatttTTACAAACATGCAACTGACAATATAACATTTTAACAAGCTCATTATTTGAGGAATATGCTGAAATGAAAGGGGAATTAATTAGCCACGTACAAGGTCAATTGGAATTGTAAAACTATGTTCCTTTTGAAacttctataattttttttctgttatcCAATTCATTATTTGTAAATTCTGATGTCATtagattcattttgaataatgaaaGTCAAAAATAACTCTTGATTTTACTAAGATACCATGATAACGACTATAAATTACTCTTTTATCATATCTCGCTTATGTAATTATCACCAAATGGTCCTACTCGAATCGGTGGCAGCCTATTACAGTGGTATTTGACTCGATGAAGGAACTATAGTGCTATTTTTGTCACTGATTTTCTGATTGTCACACAATAGATGAAAATTATGATTCATCATATAAGTAAACGATAACGAAAAGTAATTTAAAATACTTTACTTGTTGGACACAATTCAAATATCATTCTAAAAGTACACTTACATTGAAAATAAGAATTCCACAGTTAATTAAGGACTGAAATGTTCTCCATTTTGTATATCacgaattttcataaataaagaTAATTACATACATGTATTACGACTAATATTATAAATAGATGTTTCGATTTCATAAAGAGATTGTACATCAAAAGGCACAAATATTACAAACCTACATTTCATGTGCTTCCATAAACTGAGCTTGGAAAAAAACTTATCCAATTCTTCCTCAGGCCAAGGATACTATCAAAAAGTGTGCTCTCCCTGTTTGAGCTAGCACAAAATTCCCCGATCAACCGTGATGGCAGTTTTCGATACGTGTGGTGTGTGGGTTAGGTGTCTGCATGTGGTGCCGCATTGGGAGCACAGGCAGTTGTTGGGAACTTGGTAGGCACTCCTCGGCGAGCCCTCGAACGGTCCGTTCAGATTGTCCGATGTTTGGAGGTAGGTTTTCCGTTGGCTTATGGGCGTTGTGTTGGGCGCTGACACGTTCACGTGGCTCAGGCTCTTTCGTTGGCTGATCGGGGTCGAGCGGGGGGTCACTTGAATACTTTCGGACGTCGATTTCACTATCAGGGAGGAGATGTTCGATTTGAGGGATATCCAAGGATGATCGAGCAACTCTTGGATCGTCGGTCGTTTTCTGTAATTACAAAGTTATAAATTAACAATGACAATTGataatcatttttcatttctacAATCTGTCCCACAGATTAAAACATCAGAAATTTAAACGCAACGTTAAGTCTTCACACAGTTTCATAATACCTTTGAGTATTTAAAGTATTGAGTTAATACAAACTGTTTATTCTCTCGCCTGATTTCCAGTTTTTCgttcttggtacataaataactcttcaagtttcttcaattttcttttaaaGTCAGGTTCATGATCAATTTTGAAGTGCCTTTAATTTAAAAGCCTACTTTTGTCCTAGCTAAAATGAATGAAGCTTTGAAATTGAGTTTGAATTAGGCGGTAGTCCAGCCTTGAAATAGAAAGTAGTtaaaaattgattatgaaattGGCTGCTAATAAATTTATGCGGAAAAACTGAAGAGCCAAAGTCACAAGATATTAGACAACAACTAAGTACGTAGTGCATACTGAGTGAGCATCACCAAGTAGGGAATAACAGATTTCTTACATAAAATCATCTGCCATTGATTTGAAGCATGTATGCCTAAAATGGCGACTGATTACAGGCGATTTTACTGTATCACTATAAAAAGAAGCATACAAAACCTTGACAACTCACCTGGGGTCTAGTATCAGTCCACTTTTAATAAAATCTATGGCGGCACTAGAAACGTCAGAAAAGTGTTCTGGCTCAAACGTTAAGGCACACTGGGATATGTTGAGGAGGGTCTGTTGTTTGTTGTCGGCACCAAAGGGGCTGAATCCTGACAAAAGAACGTAGGTGAGCACTCCTATTGACCAAATGTCGGTTGCCAGACTGATTGGTTCATAACTAAGTACTTCTGGCGCTACGTAGTCTAAAGTACCTGTAAAAAGAGGACGATATTACTTTTTGAATTCTCTAGTGGTTCATATCTATTAAACAGAAAACTGTGGCCTTACCGCGCGGTTAAGGCAGTTTGTCCGCCTATTCGGCCATAGGTGGCGCACTCGTCTACATAGCCATTCATAGAGCATCTCAAATTATGAAGGCCGAAGTTTTTAAACCGAGATACAGCTCGTTATCGTTATTATGTCACAACAACGTTCTTTTGGTATACATCTAGGCTGAGCgggagaataaataaatatccaaTTCACAATGTATTATGAATGAACGAGAAAGTGGGTTTAGAGGTATTGGCGCCATGAGTGTGCCGGTTCTCATCGTTTAACATAAATAGTTCTCTAATAAGTCAACAACGGTTGGGAAAtggcaataaattgaaagaggagagATGTTAACTACACGAACAACGcgatcaattttatatttccacACGTATATCCGGTGCTGACATAGCGGATTTTTACGTTTAAAATAAACACTTAACGATGTTCGAACCGCGTCTATGAAAGGGTCAATTCTTCCTACACGTATTTAAGGAATGATCGTTTTATTCTGTTATCGCAAGGATTTGTACATGCACTTGATTTTTATTTACATCTGGACATTATCCTTTCAATTTTTATATGCAGCTCAGGGTTCATCACAAGGAATAATGCTAGAGCTAGTTTCGAAGGGTCATTGCTCGGACTGTGGTGGGGACAGGTAGGTGCGGGagggctctttgtgttccttagggtcGAAAGCATAGTTTGCGTTCGCGCTTTGATCTGTAGGCGGCACAAGATGGCTGCGACACTCACCTAATATTTCCCGTACTTTGACGCCAGGCTCTAGCACCTTTGATATGCCGAAATCACAGAGTTTGATGTCGTCGCAGGAGTCCTCGGTCGCCAGCAATATGTTCTGCGGTTTGAGGTCGAGATGTGCTATGTTGCGGCTGTGGAGGTAGGCTACGCCCTCCAAGATCTGACGCATCACCTTCCTGGCCTCCACCTCCTCGAAGCAGTTATCGCCGTCTAGGATGTGCTGCAGCTCGCCGCCAGCGGCCAGTTCTAACACCAGGACCATCTCGGTCGTTGACTCGTACACCTGGgagaaaattttatattatgGTACAGATGTAGAAGTTCGCCAAGGATGCTGCATCGAAATTGATACTGGAAAAATTCAGGAATGTGTGTTCGTTTGAATGAATCAATGAAGCTAGGGTTAACTGTGAGTCTCTCACTttgaataaattcagtaaagCAAGGGCAGCTTTTTTTGTGGTGAATATGCTCGAACAGGGTGATCAGTATTGAGTTCCCCTTGATGTGAGGGCCAAATTTCGACCGTTTTTTCCTTCCAACTCACCTCGTGTAGACGGATAACTCGGTCGCTAGAAGCGCATTCTTCCAGAACCGCTATTTCGTGTATTATTTCCTTCATTTGGTCCAGATTTCTTCGTCGCTTCTTCACGAATTTCGCGGCGTATTGAACGCCCGTCGTTTTGTGTACGGCCCTGCATACTGTGGCGTATTttcctctgaaaaaaaaaaatatatgaatattagTGTTTCTCCTCCTCATAGAATAATACAGAATTAATCTCTCCTGTGAGAGGATAGAATCATCAAGGAATGTTCATTTACTATTCGTATGATCTACAGAAATCACTTGCGAAAATGCTACAAATGTCACACTTGTGAGATATGGCTAAAAATACTACTTTGAGCTTTTTTAACTATGCTGCTCAAAGGTTGATAATTTGCGTGCATATactaggatatattgagaaattctcagcctactatagaaacaaacaaaatttcaatgttaaaatattttattactcaacatattctcctcttagttggatacatttatcacagagaacctgcaacgtctctagacctttaaaataaaatgtttcttcttgctctgcaaaccagacttccacagcttttattacctcctcgttggaagaaaatttacgaccttttaaactttgtttcaattgaggaaagagatgatagtcggatggagccaaatctggtgagaAAGGGGGTTGTTCtattaattcaaaccctaaatcacgaattttttgtatggcaacatgagatttgtgtgcagtgcgttgtcctgcaaaaacaaaacagctttggatagctttccgcgtcttttctccttaattttttcccgtagagtggtcagtaatgtcgaatagtgatctccggttattgttctacccttatccagaaaatcaatcatgattactccatggcaatcccaaaaaactgaagcaagaacttttccagcagatttttggacagaaaacttcttaggtcttgaagaaccagagtgtccccattccattgattgttgctttgtttctggatcgtacaaatgtacccaagtctacatcgttttcaaatcgagcacagatcgaacgcgatgcttctaccttgcACCCTTTTGGtccacattcaaacatttggggatccattttgcagcaatttttctcaggtccaaattgacgtgaaccatatgatgaactcgttcgtatgaaatattcagtgcttcagatatccgtttaagcccaattcgacggtctgataaaatcatgtcaagaactgcatcgatattttcgcggactgacacagaaactggccttcccgatctgtcatcatcttcaatggaaaatttacctcttttgaagattgcagtccaatttttcacggtcgcttacgaaggacattgatcaccaagggtattaatacccttcgtaaatctgctgaTCTTTTAACTTTGTACTGCCCTCTCTGCCTAATTATTTGAAAGCTGATATTAtagaatattatttttgtaataacctGAAGATACAGTTTTTATCTAATTCGAAATGAACTTTCATCAAACATTTGTTGAAAACTGTAGCAAAACTAGCAAAACACCACATCTTAAAAAGATATTTCGCTGAGAGAGTATCCTAATCAGTCAACCGTATGCTATACCTACTCGATTACGTAACTCTTACGCTATTTACCCATTCAACGAATAACCGAAAGAAAAAGCATAGCCGTGCCATGAATTCACGTTGTACGAATTAGAATAACTGCTACATACATGATTAGAATTAATTGCGAAACGACCAAGTACCGCTATGTCGTTAGGGTTTTCCTTTCAACTAAACACAAGGAAACTGAATTTGTTCATTCACAAACTATAAATTACGATCGAGATCTCGAAATCTTCAAAACTGACCTCGATTCTGGAAATCGAATCGACGTTGATGAATTCAAGTTGCGCTGTTCGAAAGTTGTTGCTGAAACGAAGTATGCGTACGTTTTGACGAATATTCTTGGGAATGATCACGATGTTAAACATCGTGTATATGACGGAATAATTAGCGGAATTTTTCGTGAAACGTGCGACTATGTTTGCCAATTACTGGAAACGACATAGTCATGAACAGTCATACACGTTGTATCTGTAAAAAGATCCGTTGTAataattcgatttgaaatttcGACTTAGGCAAGATAGCACAAGTTGTGAACGGTCAATTTTCTCCTTAAAGTTGTTACTTTAGGGTTTTTTGATGGCTATCTTTGGCCAGCCTTGAGATATAACTAAATATTGTATTTTGCCATAACtcctttattttcgaaaatatctgaaaacgataaaaactttctacaggcacttcttCACTGACAACAAACTTTATATCTTCAAGAATAATGTACCCTGTAcacatatttcaacagaagcttcttgaggtgaaaagaaacactttcttccttcaccattttttccaattcggggctcggttaaaaagatacaggctgttgaaaatcctcaAAAAATGTTATGATTTTCTCAGAACCCAAAATTCCACCAATACCTTCAAATTTCTTCGTTTATCTGAATACGTGTGGACACAAATGTTCGATTTTCATTGTTCAATGAACAAACTTGTCGAGGTTTGTGTGTTTTTTCGTGAAGGACACACGAAATGTTCGGCAAACTCCTCGAACTAAGACAAAAAGAACGACCTTCCAACTGCCGAATTCGTGAGTAAATTTTGCGGTTTTTCTGTACGGCTGGCGAACTCGTCTTTGTGTCGTTCAGACCCCGACCAGCGAACGTTGAAAACCGTAAATTTCAGGGGCTATTGGCCGAGCAACGAGAGGAAGATCAGTTAGGCTAGTTGCAGCAGGTCTGCAGCGGCCACCAAGGTCATTCGAGGCCGTTTCTCGTCTAATCGAAACGGGCGATCTGAGAGAAGAGgaagaaaaagaaggaaaaatcGGTTGGGGACCTGTTCTGGAGCGCCCCACGGGCCCCAGCCGTCCGTTGTCGCCAACGCGGTGAAATTCTCGAAACTTTACCCGGAAAAATTCTCTCTAGGACGCGTTACGTATGAAAGTTGGAATACAGACTGCTTGATTCAAGCCCTACGGTTATTTTTTGACTGCAGGTCAATTAGTGAGTAATAAATCATGGGTGTCTAGATTGCCACGTATGTAGATCTTCAGggaaagcaaaaaaaatttctctaagAAGCGGAAAACTTTGGCAGCAGCCAGCATCGTCTCCTGTAGCTGGACGGTGACAATATCTAAAGAACAGGTGTAAGTTTGCGATGTTCGTCAGTCTACAGGGCTGTGCTGCCCTTTTATGGATGGTATAGAAGGGTTTTAATGAATACTTGGAAGATGAGCTTCAAACGAACAGGTAGTATTCACATCTGATCTGCTCTGGGCCTTCTGAACAAGAAAAATATGGTCTGGCAGTGAAAATGTTCTAGTTATGAACGGAACCAAAACAGTCACACCAAGGAGGTGCATGGAGTTCCTTAGCCGAAGCATCTGATCTTCCATCATCAAGTCAGTAGTCACAAATTgggttttcagaaaaaatgctaTAGTTTGGGTCTTCCAGGCATCGAATTTTACCAGATCCCTTTGAATTCAGATTCTTGCTGTCTTTGATTAGCTGGCGTCTATGGAGGTGAGATTCAACGGGGCTCAAAGGTGTGCCACTGCTGAAGGAATACATCAACGTGCTGTCATCGGCAAAGCTGACGCTCTCTGTGTCAAACTGATATCAATTATATGGATCAGAGGATAGGTGACAAAACTGAGCCTTGTGGTACCACCACATAAATGCTCCTGTTGGTAAGGAAATTCTTTATCTATCCCCACAGACTCGCAGAAAAACCACGTCCTTCAGCCCTGATATGATCGATATATGGATATGTCTAGGCAAGAAAGGAAGGACTACTATCTCATTCTGataattattatatcattgTAGGTTTGCAGGAAGTAATCTCTGGAACTACCCAACagattttgaaaattcttcCACCATAAGCAAGCTACATTATTCCTGAGTGACATAGGCTATATTTGATTGTGATAAATGTTATTTTACTATGTTGGATAATGTATTataaatgtttttgtttgtCTTTAGATAACTTCGGAACCAAATGACCGATTTTGATGGGTATTTCATTACAGTGTACAAAAACCATTCGAGGAGAGGTTTCGTGTAGAATTTAGTCCCACAATATGAAGAgaaatgtcgatttttcgtAAGCAACTAGAGAAAGAAGCTGTTGATTTGAGGCTTTTAAGGCTGACGCTAAGGAAACTACAAAAGACAGAGGAAAATGATCAAGTACAATTTAGTAGATTTAAGGAGTTATATATGAAAGTACACGACGGAATATGTCTAATTTTCGAGGATAACACACTAACAATTCAATCAAAAATGATGCTGTATAAGCGGAGAGTTTTTGACTGCCATAGAATGAattaatataaaattgaatgtgACCCTCATCAGCACCATTCATTCCTGATGAAAAACGCTCTTTATAGCATAGTTTCCAACGAATATCTGGCGAGATATGGCCAGTTGAAGAAATGCAAAACCCCATCATCACTTTTCCGAATTGTCCCCCCTAACGAAGGCACATTTATACCCCACATATGAAGTCACTCAAATCGTAACTCCTTATACCTACGCCACTGCGTTTGACACGTATAATAACCCGTTCTGCGACGTAGGAATCCGTCGCTGAGGCATTTAAACTCTTGCATTCACCTCCATATTCATGTTTTCATGAATCGAGAGCTTCATATCCGCGTGCAATTTCTCGTGTAATTGCCAACCGGTTCGGCGACCGGTAATCGATTATATTTCGTCTTTTCGGGATAGGAGACCGGAGAATTTCACCCGTCCGACGACTACCGGCGACCTACTGCCGAGCAGTGATGTCCGCGGGGGGGAAAAGGTACGTGGTCACGAGGTGGTATCTCCGTTCGCgatctcacaaaaaaaaaaaaacgaaaaagtaTATCAGcttgaaaaataatcgaatacaATCATACAGCATCttgcagttttctcattacgtaggattaaaataccaaaaattcaaagaacccaactctttgaAGATAATCGACTAGAAAaactcccaaaaagttgggttcagttaaacctCCCTCATCCCTCAAGATCGAATGGTTGCGCCGGGGTGGATGAAATGCCGAGATTTATGACTAGAaaggttgctctttcagagtatgtatcacgtttaaattcaatatgatttttctgctagataGAAGATACAAcctaactcgaaagttgaataatggaaaaattaaaaatttgattttctggtaaacagtgttagatgAACGAAAGTTTGGTAAGGAAAttaaggttttcgaacacgctgaatctattgcgagcaatttcgaaagcctatctctcttcgtttagattttcatcttggaaattgcatttttcaaaaattgcaaatttcaatctgcgatatctcctgttatatttgtctgatccaaatgggatttccagttttataatcagcattgccaaggcttccacccaagcacaaaaactcgatttcgaaaatctcgattttttgggtcaaaaatgagcaaggggttagacccccctaaaatgacctatttgctactctgtccgaaaatcaggatgttctattactgtcttaggatatggaaagCAAGGAATtcgttccgaagattctagaaaaccaaacagttgatgattcaatagtgaattgcaCCCGAGAGacctcctcgaagtcaactcgaaaatgaaaagtggaaaaacaaaaaaattattttctcctaaagtGGGCCAGATatgtgaaattttggtatggaaatacaggttttcgaacacgctgaatctattgcgagcattttcggaggcctatctctcttcgtttagattttcatctctgaaatggcatttttcaaaaaatggcaaatttcaatctgcgatatctcctgttacatacgtctgatccaattgggatttctagtattataatcagcgttgatgaggcttttatcctagcacaaaaactcgatttcgaaaatttcgattttttgggtcaaaaatgagcaagataagataagataagataagataatttaTTGGTGCTACTTTACAAAATACACTGTATTGCAcaagtcatatttcaaaataggAATAGGATGATTTAACCATCTCATATCACagtcaaaaattatataaaaaacatttaacaagaataaaaaaacaccTGGACACTACAAATTTGGGAGGACACAATATACCATTccaatcaaaaataaggaatatagtaaatattcaataatttatttcaaaagatgTCAGGTCACTGGACAAGAACTCCTGCACACTCCAAAATGCATTTGtcgtcaatatttcattgattcttttGTTGAATTCTTTAGGATTGAGCCTCTTAACCTCCACAGGTAACTTATTGAAAAGTTTATGAGAGATGAAATTGGGACCATtcttgtttcgaagattctagaaaaccaaacagttgatgattcaatagagaattgcaccccagagagctcctcgaagtcaactggaaaatgaaaagtggaaaaacaaaaaaaattattttctcttaaacaggggcagatatttgaaattttggtatgaaaatataggttttcgaacacgctgaatctattgcgagcattttcggaggcctatctctcttcgtttagattttcatctttgaaatggaatttttcaaaaaatggcaaatttcaatctgcgatatctcctgttatataggtacgtctgatccaattgggatttccggttccgtaatcagcgttgatgaggcttttatcctagcacaaaaactcgatttcgaaaatcttgattttttgggtcaaaaatgagcaaggggttagacccccctaaaatgacctatttgctactctgtccgaaaatcaggatgttctattactgtcttaggatatggagtgcatggaatttgtttcgaagattct
Above is a window of Coccinella septempunctata chromosome 5, icCocSept1.1, whole genome shotgun sequence DNA encoding:
- the LOC123313329 gene encoding death-associated protein kinase related isoform X2 — protein: MQEFKCLSDGFLRRRTGYYTCQTQWRRGKYATVCRAVHKTTGVQYAAKFVKKRRRNLDQMKEIIHEIAVLEECASSDRVIRLHEVYESTTEMVLVLELAAGGELQHILDGDNCFEEVEARKVMRQILEGVAYLHSRNIAHLDLKPQNILLATEDSCDDIKLCDFGISKVLEPGVKVREILGTLDYVAPEVLSYEPISLATDIWSIGVLTYVLLSGFSPFGADNKQQTLLNISQCALTFEPEHFSDVSSAAIDFIKSGLILDPRKRPTIQELLDHPWISLKSNISSLIVKSTSESIQVTPRSTPISQRKSLSHVNVSAPNTTPISQRKTYLQTSDNLNGPFEGSPRSAYQVPNNCLCSQCGTTCRHLTHTPHVSKTAITVDRGILC
- the LOC123313329 gene encoding serine/threonine-protein kinase 17A isoform X3, with the protein product MPQRRIPTSQNGLLYVSNAVAGKYATVCRAVHKTTGVQYAAKFVKKRRRNLDQMKEIIHEIAVLEECASSDRVIRLHEVYESTTEMVLVLELAAGGELQHILDGDNCFEEVEARKVMRQILEGVAYLHSRNIAHLDLKPQNILLATEDSCDDIKLCDFGISKVLEPGVKVREILGTLDYVAPEVLSYEPISLATDIWSIGVLTYVLLSGFSPFGADNKQQTLLNISQCALTFEPEHFSDVSSAAIDFIKSGLILDPRKRPTIQELLDHPWISLKSNISSLIVKSTSESIQVTPRSTPISQRKSLSHVNVSAPNTTPISQRKTYLQTSDNLNGPFEGSPRSAYQVPNNCLCSQCGTTCRHLTHTPHVSKTAITVDRGILC
- the LOC123313329 gene encoding death-associated protein kinase related isoform X1 encodes the protein MSRFTRTSDGLLKIEECDMVKLVHKKPIVEVYDVEKIPLGRGKYATVCRAVHKTTGVQYAAKFVKKRRRNLDQMKEIIHEIAVLEECASSDRVIRLHEVYESTTEMVLVLELAAGGELQHILDGDNCFEEVEARKVMRQILEGVAYLHSRNIAHLDLKPQNILLATEDSCDDIKLCDFGISKVLEPGVKVREILGTLDYVAPEVLSYEPISLATDIWSIGVLTYVLLSGFSPFGADNKQQTLLNISQCALTFEPEHFSDVSSAAIDFIKSGLILDPRKRPTIQELLDHPWISLKSNISSLIVKSTSESIQVTPRSTPISQRKSLSHVNVSAPNTTPISQRKTYLQTSDNLNGPFEGSPRSAYQVPNNCLCSQCGTTCRHLTHTPHVSKTAITVDRGILC